The Actinomycetes bacterium nucleotide sequence AGTCGGTGCTGACCGGCCCGGTGGGCGGGTCGATTCCGGCGGCTGCGGACGCCACCACGAGCTGGGAGCGAAGCGGCCACATCTCTCGGCGGTCATCCGATGGCTCGATGCCGAGCTCGGCAGTCAGGTCGGCCTCGCCGATCGCGAGGTTGCGCACCCCGGACGTTGCGGCGAGGGCGGCTGCATCGAGCAGGCCGCGGGCGGACTCGATGAGCGCGACCACCTGGGTGTCCGACGGGCCCAGCTCGGCGAGGAGTCGCCCCAATGAGGCGCTGTCTGCCTTGGGCAGGTAGACGGTGCCCACGCCCGCTCCGATCACGGCCGCCAGGTCCTCACCCAGCTGGTCATCGTTGTTGATGCGCACCAGCACCTCGGGCCCATCCGCGCGGTCGGAGCGGAGTACCTCAGCGATAGCGCTGCGGGCCTCGGCCTTCCCTGCGGGTGCCACTGCGTCCTCGAGATCGGCGATCACGGCGTCGGCGGCGCTGGCGAGAGCCTTTTCGAGGCGGTCCGGTCGGTCGCCCGGGACGTAGAGGTAGCTGCGGTGCAATGTCGTCGCGGCCATGTCCGGTGATCCCATCTGGGTGATCTCTCCTGTAGTGGTATAACGTATAGCAACCGGTTGACGGCCCCGGGTACCTCGGGGGTATTGTACGGAAACATCGTTCCGACAAGCGGAACGGTGGCTCGCCAGCACGCTGCGGAGGCGCACATGGGGGACACGCTCAACACCGTCGTCAACATCCTCGACGAGTCGGGTGAGGTAGACAACCAGGCCACGTTCGACGCGCTGTGGTCGATCATGTCGGCCCAGGCAGACAGGATCCGCGACCACTTCGAGCTCGAAGTGGATCCCGGCTACGCGGACCTGGAGACCTACGGCCCCGATGACGGCTGGCGCGGCGTCCTCAACGCCTACTCCGGGCCGAAGATGGACTGGATGATCCACTCATGGATGGGCGATCCCGGCACCGGGTTCACCAACATGCACCTCACTTGCTGGCTCGGCCCCGACATCGACGTGCCCCACCTCGGCTTCGCCTGGGGCACGCTACCGACGCTGTGGTTCTACCAGGACTACATGCCGCGGGTGGACATGGGCGTCGACTACGACTACCTGCAGAAGTACTACGAACCCACCAACGAACGGTTCCTCGACCTGAAGGCCGACGAGGGGCTGTCGTACTTCACCAGCCGCACGCTCGTCGTGCGCCAGCAGGTCTCAGAGACCGGCTACTGCTTCGTCTGCACCGATGCCGATGAGGGCGAGCAGCGTGCCGTGCGCATCGACCAGATCGCCCGCCTTGCCGAGCAGCGGGTCACCGACTGGCTCGCCATGGTCGACGCGGCTGACGCCGTCCCGGCAGACAAGCGCGAAGCCCTTGCCGAGCGCGACCTGCACGTGCGGCGCCTGATCGCCGAGACCGACCCCGCCAACGTCGTCGGTGAGCGGTACTACGGAGAGGAACTGACAGCGAGGCTGGTCGGCGCCCTGTGGGGTGCCGAGCGCCAGCTCGATCGACCCGGGAGCTGAGCATGTTCAAGAACTTCTGGTACGCAATCCAGCACGGATCGAAGGTCGGCGACCAGCCGGTCAAGGTCCGGATCATGGAGGAGAACCTCGTCGTCTGGCGCGACGACCGCGGCAAGCCGGTGGTGCAGTCGGACCTGTGCGTTCACCGCGGCGGCTCGCTCGCCGGCGGATGGGTGCAAAAGGGCGTCAACGGCCACAACTGCGTTGTCTGCCCATATCACGGGTGGCAGTTCGACGACGCCGGCGCCTGTGTGCGCATCCCGGCCGCCAGCTCCGATGTGGCCATCCCCAGGAAGGCCCGCACCGACACCTACCCGTCGGTCGAGCGCTACGGCTTCATCTGGGCATTCCTCGGCGACCTGTCCGAGGACGAGCGGCCCCCGATGCCCGAGCTGCCCGGTCTCGAGGAGACCCCTGACGCAACCGCCGACGGCTACCGCATGGTCGAGGGCGAGTTCGTGTGGAACGCCAACATCGAGCGGGTCATCGAGAACGGCGCCGACATTGCCCACGCGCCCTTCGTGCACGCCGGCAGTTTCGGCAACCCCGACAGTCCCGAGGTGCCCGAGCACGAGATCGTGGAGACCTGGAGCGACGACGGCGAGTACCTGCGAATGATCGAGGCCACCGTCGACCTCGTCGCGCCACCGTCAAAGGGACTCTGGAGCTTGATCAACCGGGGCAAGGACAAGCCGCCGGTCAACTCGTCGGTGCGCATCATGTTCCCCAACGTCTCGATGCTCGAGGTCAAGCTGCCGCTCGGGAGCATGAAGATCTGGACCGCGCACGTGCCCATCGACGAGAACACCACTGCGTCACGCTGGATCACCGGCCGCAACTTCTTCACCAAGCCCTGGCAGATCAGCCTGCTGCGCGCCGACGCCGACACCTACCGCCGCACGATGAAGATCTTCTATGAGGACCAGGCGACCGTGGAGGCGCAGACCCCCGAGCTGGTTCCCTTCGACATCGCCAGTGAGCTCAACGTGAAGTCCGACCAGGTGTCGCTGGCCTTTCGCCGGTGGCGGGCCAACGCGTATGACCGCGGTTGGGGCATCCAGCCCCACCAGATCGTCACCACGGACGACAAGCGCAAGTACACCGTCATCCCGTCACCTGCACGCAAGGAACACCCGGACCTCGAGAATGCATGGGTGCTCAAGGAGGTCGAGTCACACGCGGCCATCCGGGCCCGCCAGCTCGCCGCCGGCAAGCACAAGCCGGGCGCCGACGATTCGGAGACACCGCCCGACGAGATAGACGAAGGTGCGGCGGACCGGCCCGATTCGAGTACCGAGGAGCCCGCCAATGGCTGACCGCCCGTCGCACGCACTGTGTGACCACAACATGAACACCATCGCCGCCCAGCTCGACCTCACCGAGGTGCGCGCCGACGACGGTGGGCCGGCCATGACGCTCACCAGTGAGATGTCGCCGGATCCGGTCGGCGAACTGCGCCGCTGGGAGCGCGACGGCGTGGCCACGATGGTCTACGTGGGCATCGTGGTGCCGATGATCGGCCTCGACTCGCACATGATCTACGCGTTCACCCCGGCCGAGAGCCCGGTGCCGCACTTCACGCTCGACTCCGTGCAGACCAAGCTCCCGCCCGAGGCGGGCGGTGGCGACGTGCTCGCATTCCACCTCGACCTCAACCCGCGGCTCGACCCCGGGGTCAACCCGCGCTACCTCGAGCACGTCTACGTGCCGCTGAGCGACGCCCGCGCCCGCGGTCTGGCGATCGATGGCGTGACACCGGCCGACCTGCAGCCGCTCCAGTGGCAGGTCATGTCGAGCTGGATGATGGCCAACCGCGCAACGCCCGAGGCGTTCGAGGAAGTGGGCGACATCGTCGCCGAGTACCGCAACCACTGGTTCGGCCTCGTCGAGGCCGGCGTGCCCGACAGCGTCACGAACGACTGGGACGGCGCACGGATCGCGCAGCGCGACGCCGAGAGCCGCGACACGATCTTCAGCACCGAGGTCGACCCGGTGTG carries:
- a CDS encoding CoA ester lyase, which translates into the protein MAATTLHRSYLYVPGDRPDRLEKALASAADAVIADLEDAVAPAGKAEARSAIAEVLRSDRADGPEVLVRINNDDQLGEDLAAVIGAGVGTVYLPKADSASLGRLLAELGPSDTQVVALIESARGLLDAAALAATSGVRNLAIGEADLTAELGIEPSDDRREMWPLRSQLVVASAAAGIDPPTGPVSTDFRDLDDLREDTEALRRAGFVARSAIHPAQLEVINEVFTPSDAEVQRASRLVELFEESVARGDGACVDDEGRMVDEAVVRSARRVLARGRRTP
- a CDS encoding oxidoreductase, giving the protein MGDTLNTVVNILDESGEVDNQATFDALWSIMSAQADRIRDHFELEVDPGYADLETYGPDDGWRGVLNAYSGPKMDWMIHSWMGDPGTGFTNMHLTCWLGPDIDVPHLGFAWGTLPTLWFYQDYMPRVDMGVDYDYLQKYYEPTNERFLDLKADEGLSYFTSRTLVVRQQVSETGYCFVCTDADEGEQRAVRIDQIARLAEQRVTDWLAMVDAADAVPADKREALAERDLHVRRLIAETDPANVVGERYYGEELTARLVGALWGAERQLDRPGS
- a CDS encoding aromatic ring-hydroxylating dioxygenase subunit alpha — encoded protein: MFKNFWYAIQHGSKVGDQPVKVRIMEENLVVWRDDRGKPVVQSDLCVHRGGSLAGGWVQKGVNGHNCVVCPYHGWQFDDAGACVRIPAASSDVAIPRKARTDTYPSVERYGFIWAFLGDLSEDERPPMPELPGLEETPDATADGYRMVEGEFVWNANIERVIENGADIAHAPFVHAGSFGNPDSPEVPEHEIVETWSDDGEYLRMIEATVDLVAPPSKGLWSLINRGKDKPPVNSSVRIMFPNVSMLEVKLPLGSMKIWTAHVPIDENTTASRWITGRNFFTKPWQISLLRADADTYRRTMKIFYEDQATVEAQTPELVPFDIASELNVKSDQVSLAFRRWRANAYDRGWGIQPHQIVTTDDKRKYTVIPSPARKEHPDLENAWVLKEVESHAAIRARQLAAGKHKPGADDSETPPDEIDEGAADRPDSSTEEPANG